A region of the Gallaecimonas mangrovi genome:
GATTTACCGACCTTTATCAAAGATGCCCGCGCCGTGGGTAAGCAGCTTGATTACCTACTGCCCCGTTACTTTGGCCGCTTGCCAAGGCTCACCTGGGGCATTGAACAAAAACCGCCGTCATTGGATGCGTCTTCAGGTGGCTACTTCCTTGGCGACCCGAAAACCGGCAACGCTGGCGCGGTGATGGTGGGCACCCAGTCTTACCACGACCCGCTCTTTAGTCTGCCGGCCTGGGTGATGCACGAAGGCGTACCCGGCCACCATCTGCAAATTGCTCTGGCCCAGGAAAATAGCGCCCTGCCCTTTTTCCAACGCAGCGACGATGTCACCGCTTTTGTCGAGGGATGGGCACTGTATTCCGAAACCCTGGGTAACGAAATGGGTATCTATGACACCCCAGCCAAGCGCTTTGGTCAGCTTTCGATGCAAATGTGGCGCGCTTGTCGCTTGGTGATGGATACCGGTATTCATTGGTACGGCTGGTCGGCCGCCAAGGCCCGCCAGTGCCTTGCCGACAACACCGCGCTACCGGCAAAGGTGATTGATGGCGAAGTACAACGCTACATTGCCTGGCCCGGTCAGGCGCTGGCCTACTACGTGGGGCAGATGGCGTTTGAAAAAGCCCGCCAGCGGGCGCAAGCGGCCTTGGGCGATAAGTTTGATATTCGAGCCTTTCACGACGCGGTGCTGCAAATGGGCTCGGTGCCGTTAACGGTGCTAAGTGCTGTTACCGATCACTTTATTGCCACCGGCGGCCGCGACCCTTATTCCACGATGTAAATTTTCACTCCTTTTTTATATTCAAAGCAAAGGTCAGCCAGTCGCTGGCCTTTGTTTATTGGGGCCAATTTCAAAATGTGAAATTTATGAGGACGCCTTCGTGGCCATTCTGGCACTGCCCTGGCTGTTTTGTTAGCAGGTCACAAGGGTAACCCCTCGCTAATAAAGGCTTTCAGGCTTTTCACCACAACAAGACAAGGGTCTTTTGCGGCACATTTAAAAATATCTCAGCCAATCACAAAGTTTGAACCCCATCAGATTATATAACGAATATCGTATACTATATTTGACATACGGTATCTCTCCGTGCAGATATTAGACAGGTCAGGTGAAGGTTTTTTGCTTCCTTGCAACAGAAGTGAAACGAGTCTGACATCAACGACTGCTAAGCAAGAGGGAACCCATGAAAACGAAAAGACCTATACCAAAGGGGGTTCTGACTATTTGTGCATTGCTAGGGACCACAACGCCATTTATTACGATGGCGCAATCATCCGACGCTGCTGAAAGTCAGGCTCAAAATCAGGATATCGCGGTAAAGTCACAATCTTCTAAGCAACCAGAGAAGGTCAGCAAAGAAAAAGCTGATAAGAAAAAAGATACCGAAACCATCACTGTTACCGGCACCCGTATTCAACGGGCGGAGTATTCCTCCAACAGCCCGGTATCCACCATTGATGCCAAAGAAATGAAAATGCAGGGCACCACTAACGTGGAAGAAGCCCTGAGCCGCATGCCTCAGTTCACTGCCGATAACGACGAATACGTCTCTAACGGCTCAGACGGCACCGCGCAAATCAACTTGCGCAACCTAGGTTCAAACCGGGTACTGACCCTCATTAACGGTCAACGCATTCTGCCCACCATGGCCATGGACATGAACTTCATTCCATCGAGCTTGGTAAAACGGGTTGATGTGGTGACCGGCGGCGCTTCTGCGGTATACGGTTCTGACGCCATTTCGGGTGTGGTTAACTTCATCATGAAGGACAACCTGCAAGGTTTTACCTTCGACACCCAAGCCAGTACTTACCAGCACAACAACGACAATAGCGAAGTACGCAGCATCGTTAGCGATGCCGGTTACGACAACGCTGACAGCTCGGTATGGGATGGTGAGAAATACAACTTCAGTCTGGCAGGCGGTACCAACTTCTTAGATGGCCGCGGCAACATCACCTTCTACGGTACTTACCGCAAAACCAACCCGGTAACCCAAGACCAGCGTGACTATTCTGCCTGTGCGCTCTCTGCCAATAGCTCACTGAACGGTTATGCCTGTAGCGGTTCCAGTAACAACCCCTATGGTCGTTTCTATGTGCTAGACGGCGATAACGCCGGCGCCGACCTTGCCAACGCCAAAGACGGTTCTAAAACCTTCAACGACTACGACAGCAGCTACCTGTACAACTATACGCCGCTTAACTACACCCAACGTGAAGATAAGCGCTACACCGCTGGCTACATGGCCCATTACGACTTTGATAATGGTACCCGCGTTACCAGCAGCGTAATGTACATGCACGACCGTAGCTTCTCGCAGGTGGCGCCATCTGCCCTGTGGTTTGGTTCTGATTTCTCCATCAACTGTGACAACCCATTGATGAGCGACCAGCAAGCCGAGGCCCTTTGTGGCAGCGCTGCCGGTACCAGCACTGATGTCAGTACTTATGTGGGTTATCGCCTGGACGGTGAAAACTCGCGCCCACGCCGCGACGACTTGCAGCACAGCGATTACCGTTTCACCTTGGGTGTGAATGGTGACATCACCGACAACATCACCTACAACGCCAGCTACCTGCATTCAGAAGCCCATTATTCTGAGCAGTATCAAAATGACGTTGACCAAACCAAAGCGGCTAACGCGCTGTTAGCGGTCACCGACAGCGACGGTAATGTGGTGTGTCAATCGGTTGTTGATGGCACCGACCCTGACTGTGTGCCCTTGGATGTGTTCTCGGCGGAAGGTAGCAGCATGTCTGATGCCGCCCTTGACTACATATTGACCACCAGCGAAACCAACAGCAAACAAACCATGGATGTCTACAGCGCCTACAGCCAAATTGATTTGGACGGCTATGGCATCAAGGTACCTTGGGCAAACTTGGGCCCAGCGTTGGTTGTAGGTGGTGAGCACCGCCGTGAAATGTACAAATTCAACGCCGATGCCGTTTCTATCGACAACGGTTATGAAAACTCCTACGGCGTTATCAAGGTTGACGAAGCCTACACCGAATTGGACGTGCCTTTGGTTGAAGACGCCCCTGGCGTGAAATACTTAGGTGTGAACGGTGGTTATCGCTACTCTTCCTACAAAAACCACGATGACGAAGGTGACGACAGTAAGTACAACGCCAATACCTTCAAGTTTGAGCTGACTTACGCACCTAACGACGACGTACGTTTTCGCGGTAGCTTCAACAAAGCCATCCGTGCCCCGAACGTCACCGAGCTGTTTGCGTCACAAAGCCTGGGTAACTACTCCGGTACTGATCCCTGCGCCGGCTCTGATCCTACAGCCACCATGGCCGAGTGTGAAAACACCGGCGTAAGCTCCTCTCAGTACGGCAGCATTGTTGAGTGTCCTTCTGACCAATGTGTGGCCCAATACGGTGGTAACCCTGATCTGAAACCGGAAACCGCTAAAACCCTGACCTTGGGTGTGGTTCTGACACCGCAGTTCATTCCGAACTTCAGCCTGTCTATCGACTACTACCACATCAAAGTGGACGACTACATCAGTTCGGTCGACCCCACCTTGATCCTCAGCCAATGTCTGAACACCGGCGACAGCTACTACTGTAACCTGATTCACCGTAACCCAAGCTCTGGAGCCCTGTTCGGTACCACCGGTTATGTTGTGTCTACCACCCTTAACACCGGTTACCTGCGTACCTCCGGTTTTGACGTTAACACCAACTACGACCTCGACCTGAACGGCCTGGGCTCGTTGAACTTCAACCTGGTAGGTTCACTGCTGACCGACATGACCACCGAGCCACTGCCTGGCTACGGTAGCTACAACTGTAAAGGCCTGTACGGCCCGACCTGTGGTCTGCCTCAGCCAGAATGGCGCCACAACGCCCGTGTTAGCTGGTCTACCCCTTGGTACGACCTGGACGTATCACTGATGTGGCGTTATATCGGCAAAGTTGACCTGTCCAGCAACACTGACAACCCGCTGCTGGCAAGCGACGACACTTACTATGTGAGCGATCACATCGGCTCATACAGCTACTTCGACCTGTCGGGTTCCATGCCGGTAACCGACAACATTCAAGTACGTGCCGGTATCAACAACATGTTTGACCGCGATCCGCCGATCATTGTCAGCGATGTCGCTACCTCTTACACCAACGGCAATACCTACCCCGGTGTTTACGATCCTTTAGGTCGTCAAATCTTCCTGGGCGTAACTGCCAAGTTCTAAGTCAACAACCGTCATGACTTTAGGCCCCTTTAAGGGGCCTTTTTTTTGTTCAGTGCTCCTGGCCCCAAGCCGTTAGTGGCGCTGCTAAAAGCGAGCAGCCACCACTGCCTCTTTTGCCGGCAAGATAGCCAACGATTTGGTGCCGGAAAAACGGGCTGCGGTAACCGCTGACCCAAAAGCCTGGCAACCGGCTTTTTGGGCTAATAAAGC
Encoded here:
- a CDS encoding TonB-dependent receptor codes for the protein MAQSSDAAESQAQNQDIAVKSQSSKQPEKVSKEKADKKKDTETITVTGTRIQRAEYSSNSPVSTIDAKEMKMQGTTNVEEALSRMPQFTADNDEYVSNGSDGTAQINLRNLGSNRVLTLINGQRILPTMAMDMNFIPSSLVKRVDVVTGGASAVYGSDAISGVVNFIMKDNLQGFTFDTQASTYQHNNDNSEVRSIVSDAGYDNADSSVWDGEKYNFSLAGGTNFLDGRGNITFYGTYRKTNPVTQDQRDYSACALSANSSLNGYACSGSSNNPYGRFYVLDGDNAGADLANAKDGSKTFNDYDSSYLYNYTPLNYTQREDKRYTAGYMAHYDFDNGTRVTSSVMYMHDRSFSQVAPSALWFGSDFSINCDNPLMSDQQAEALCGSAAGTSTDVSTYVGYRLDGENSRPRRDDLQHSDYRFTLGVNGDITDNITYNASYLHSEAHYSEQYQNDVDQTKAANALLAVTDSDGNVVCQSVVDGTDPDCVPLDVFSAEGSSMSDAALDYILTTSETNSKQTMDVYSAYSQIDLDGYGIKVPWANLGPALVVGGEHRREMYKFNADAVSIDNGYENSYGVIKVDEAYTELDVPLVEDAPGVKYLGVNGGYRYSSYKNHDDEGDDSKYNANTFKFELTYAPNDDVRFRGSFNKAIRAPNVTELFASQSLGNYSGTDPCAGSDPTATMAECENTGVSSSQYGSIVECPSDQCVAQYGGNPDLKPETAKTLTLGVVLTPQFIPNFSLSIDYYHIKVDDYISSVDPTLILSQCLNTGDSYYCNLIHRNPSSGALFGTTGYVVSTTLNTGYLRTSGFDVNTNYDLDLNGLGSLNFNLVGSLLTDMTTEPLPGYGSYNCKGLYGPTCGLPQPEWRHNARVSWSTPWYDLDVSLMWRYIGKVDLSSNTDNPLLASDDTYYVSDHIGSYSYFDLSGSMPVTDNIQVRAGINNMFDRDPPIIVSDVATSYTNGNTYPGVYDPLGRQIFLGVTAKF